From one Triticum urartu cultivar G1812 chromosome 3, Tu2.1, whole genome shotgun sequence genomic stretch:
- the LOC125544073 gene encoding uncharacterized protein LOC125544073: MITIMSPLSTSEEQAPSSPLSTPEEPAPCSPEFLVQRSIVSPTVATTEVAKASNPTQVEAKEVRLSDLAPMMLDDTDVQTMLSVGCPLLPKFPHHLVVLESRDGILSSAAAKPPAPLVLYTPVPLDIQCLASAQHEHLLNI, encoded by the exons ATGATCACCATCATGTCGCCTTTGAGTACGTCGGAGGAACAGGCACCGAGTTCGCCTTTGAGTACGCCGGAGGAACCGGCACCATGTTCGCCGGAATTCTTGGTCCAGAGAAGCATTGTGAGTCCAACGGTGGCTACAACAGAG GTGGCAAAGGCGTCCAATCCAACTCAGGTGGAGGCCAAGGAGGTTCGGCTCTCGGACCTTGCACCAATGATGCTGGATGATACCGACGTGCAGACT ATGTTGTCGGTCGGGTGTCCTCTACTACCGAAGTTCCCCCACCATCTGGTGGTGCTTGAGAGCAGAGACGGCATACTTTCATCAGCAGCGGCCAAACCCCCAGCGCCGCTGGTGCTGTACACCCCTGTACCCCTCGATATCCAGTGCCTCGCGTCTGCCCAACATGAACACCTCCTCAATAT TTGA